Proteins encoded together in one Sphingomonas radiodurans window:
- a CDS encoding cytochrome P450, whose amino-acid sequence MATAALAPEPEIGLTPNVPAPTDKAAFDAAIVDPDSYANEERYHAIFKHLREEAPVYWCEPEGYRPFWTVARHADIKRVELDTDTFLNDPRLTLSSIADEERVKALTGGSDKLTRNLVSMDNPDHRHFRAMTQAYFSAKHMRQLEDDIRALAKESVEHMAALGGQCDFAAEVAVWFPLRVIMLTLGVPREDETFLMKITQEVFGAQDFDHMRPEEMGGLFATIAEFNAWCDRITADRKINPREDVSTIIANATLTDGSPMGNMEAMSYYLIIAAAGHDTTSSSSSAGLLELIRNPAEMKKLRDDPSLLPNAIDEMIRWASPVKHFFRTAAVDADVAGMAIKAGDGLVMAYPSANRDAAMFEGPFAFRVDRANAKQHLAFGYGPHLCLGQHLAKMEMRILFEELLARFDDFELAGDPAWTRASFVSGMKRLPIRYRTK is encoded by the coding sequence ATGGCCACCGCTGCGCTTGCCCCCGAACCCGAAATCGGCCTGACGCCGAACGTCCCCGCGCCGACCGACAAGGCTGCGTTCGACGCCGCGATCGTCGATCCCGACAGCTATGCCAATGAGGAACGCTATCACGCGATCTTCAAGCATCTGCGCGAAGAGGCACCGGTCTATTGGTGCGAGCCCGAAGGCTATCGCCCGTTCTGGACCGTGGCGCGGCACGCCGACATCAAGCGCGTCGAGCTCGACACCGACACGTTCCTCAACGATCCGCGGCTGACGCTGAGCTCGATCGCCGACGAGGAGCGCGTGAAGGCGCTGACCGGCGGCAGCGACAAGCTGACGCGCAACCTCGTCAGCATGGACAATCCCGATCACCGCCATTTCCGTGCGATGACGCAGGCCTATTTCTCCGCCAAGCACATGCGCCAGTTGGAGGATGACATCCGCGCGCTGGCCAAGGAGAGCGTCGAGCATATGGCGGCGCTCGGCGGGCAATGCGATTTCGCGGCCGAGGTCGCGGTGTGGTTCCCGCTGCGCGTCATCATGCTCACGCTCGGCGTGCCGCGCGAGGACGAGACGTTCCTGATGAAGATCACGCAGGAAGTGTTCGGCGCGCAGGATTTCGATCACATGCGCCCCGAGGAGATGGGCGGGCTGTTCGCCACCATCGCCGAATTCAACGCCTGGTGCGACCGTATCACGGCGGACCGCAAGATCAATCCGCGCGAGGACGTGTCGACGATCATCGCCAATGCGACGCTCACCGATGGATCGCCGATGGGGAATATGGAGGCGATGAGCTATTATCTCATCATCGCCGCCGCCGGACACGACACGACGAGCTCCTCGTCGTCGGCCGGGCTCCTCGAACTGATCCGCAACCCCGCCGAGATGAAGAAGCTGCGCGACGATCCGTCGCTGCTGCCCAATGCGATCGACGAGATGATCCGCTGGGCGAGCCCGGTGAAGCATTTCTTCCGCACCGCCGCGGTCGATGCGGATGTCGCCGGCATGGCGATCAAGGCGGGCGACGGGCTGGTGATGGCCTACCCGTCCGCCAATCGCGACGCGGCGATGTTTGAGGGTCCATTCGCGTTCCGCGTCGATCGTGCCAACGCAAAGCAGCATCTCGCCTTTGGTTATGGCCCGCATCTGTGCCTGGGCCAGCATCTCGCGAAGATGGAGATGCGCATCCTGTTCGAGGAGTTGCTCGCGCGGTTCGACGATTTTGAGCTTGCCGGCGACCCGGCCTGGACGCGCGCTAGCTTCGTCAGCGGGATGAAACGCCTGCCGATCCGGTATCGCACCAAGTGA
- a CDS encoding PaaI family thioesterase, translated as MSRADPEQLYPGFPGSDANEHLRTIPACAALGMTQRAALGGPIVTSLDVALPAVRDAAGRVSRGAALVLADQATASGVFASLSQPTPMMTLDLRVDWFGPLPAGPLDCAIDDVFREGGLALTRGRLTADGMPVGAVTARYLVGAMPGGGTEGLERRTAILPPSDAASFTAYLDAVPTANGVTMAPRPEHVGAPLPAFHGGVIAALLEQAAVASIDAAFRPLDIEIRFLAPARADRPLVARVVPRRVGRRAVTIDIDAHQGDPDKPVAIARMLAISDPAGDARRVELPQ; from the coding sequence GTGAGCCGCGCCGATCCCGAGCAACTGTATCCGGGCTTTCCCGGCAGCGATGCGAACGAGCATTTGCGGACGATCCCGGCCTGCGCCGCCCTCGGCATGACACAGCGTGCGGCGCTGGGCGGGCCGATCGTCACGTCGCTCGACGTCGCGCTCCCGGCGGTGCGTGACGCTGCCGGCCGAGTATCGCGCGGCGCCGCGCTCGTGCTCGCCGATCAGGCGACCGCGAGCGGCGTGTTCGCCAGCCTGTCGCAGCCGACGCCGATGATGACGCTCGACTTACGAGTCGACTGGTTCGGCCCGCTGCCGGCAGGGCCGCTCGACTGCGCGATCGACGACGTGTTCCGCGAGGGCGGCCTTGCGCTCACGCGGGGCCGGCTGACTGCGGACGGGATGCCGGTCGGTGCGGTGACGGCGCGCTATCTGGTCGGCGCGATGCCGGGTGGCGGCACCGAAGGGCTCGAGCGGCGCACAGCTATCCTGCCGCCGTCCGATGCCGCGAGCTTTACCGCGTATCTCGATGCGGTCCCGACCGCCAATGGCGTCACTATGGCGCCGCGGCCCGAGCATGTCGGCGCGCCGCTGCCCGCGTTCCACGGCGGCGTGATCGCGGCGCTGCTCGAACAGGCTGCGGTCGCATCAATCGACGCGGCGTTCCGGCCGCTTGACATCGAGATCCGCTTCCTCGCCCCGGCCCGCGCCGATCGCCCGCTGGTTGCCCGCGTCGTCCCGCGCCGGGTCGGACGGCGCGCGGTGACGATCGACATCGATGCGCATCAGGGCGATCCCGACAAGCCAGTCGCGATCGCGCGGATGCTTGCGATCAGCGATCCGGCGGGGGACGCTCGGCGGGTGGAGCTACCGCAGTAA